Proteins from a genomic interval of Campylobacter sp. RM16189:
- a CDS encoding ABC transporter permease, translating into MLKKNIINTYQLVKFDFKSRYAKTSLGQIWYLISPIIMLFIYTVIFSDFMSARLGISDQPYAYSIYLIPGLFAYSAFSNTLTLMMEVPFAKAGILKKINTPIYIFELSPLIIQFLIFIFSMFIGVLFLVAVKDVSFNILFIIPMMILQTLFVFGLGLFLSVFAVFFRDIKEIIPIVLQLLFWATPIVYPAYIIEQKAKILLYINPFYYFVRPYQDIFLLGSVKLNDFIAPAILSATSLVVGIFFYKKLVGAVRDNL; encoded by the coding sequence TTGCTAAAAAAAAATATTATTAATACTTATCAACTTGTAAAATTCGATTTTAAAAGCAGATACGCCAAGACTAGCCTAGGTCAAATTTGGTATCTTATATCTCCTATTATAATGCTTTTTATCTATACGGTTATATTTTCAGATTTTATGAGTGCAAGGCTTGGTATAAGCGATCAGCCATACGCATATAGCATATATTTGATACCAGGACTTTTTGCATACTCTGCATTTAGCAACACCCTTACCTTAATGATGGAGGTTCCATTTGCAAAGGCTGGAATTTTAAAGAAAATCAACACCCCTATCTATATTTTTGAGCTTAGCCCTTTAATAATTCAATTTTTGATATTTATTTTTTCCATGTTTATAGGAGTTTTGTTTCTTGTTGCAGTAAAAGATGTAAGCTTTAATATACTTTTTATAATTCCGATGATGATATTGCAGACTCTTTTTGTATTTGGTTTAGGGCTTTTTTTATCGGTTTTTGCAGTATTTTTTAGAGATATTAAAGAGATAATACCTATTGTCCTTCAGCTTTTATTTTGGGCTACTCCTATCGTATATCCGGCCTATATAATCGAACAAAAGGCAAAAATTTTACTGTATATAAATCCGTTTTATTACTTTGTCAGACCATATCAGGATATTTTTTTATTGGGTTCTGTAAAACTAAATGATTTTATAGCCCCAGCAATTCTGTCCGCTACATCTCTTGTTGTCGGTATATTTTTTTACAAGAAGCTTGTGGGGGCGGTAAGAGATAACTTATGA
- a CDS encoding ABC transporter ATP-binding protein: protein MSVVLRVKNITKEFRVYERQRDRLKEIFQKKPLHKKFFANRDISFDLHSGESLGIVGLNGAGKSTLLKIISGVLMQTSGSIEADGSVAAILELGTGFNYDLSGVENIYFNGYLLGMSKAYIDENLQNIIDFSELNEFIKMPIGTYSSGMAVRLAFSIAIFSNAQIFIIDEALSVGDAHFSQKCIKKLKDIKSEGKSIIFVSHDLNSLKLLCDRIILLRSGKVVQEGDPQDVLDTYNYLITEIGKIDENLKELNSDYGSKEAIITNISMKKDSSDVSVTCCGDSVNFEIEIHSNKDLKDLSLGFLIKDKFGQDIYGTNTNLLGIDLDLKQNKRYVINLYLKLDIGVGFYTVTLALHSKDTHVDDCYHWMDNALRFEVINPEKIDFIGICRLNSVIDIKEING from the coding sequence ATGAGTGTAGTTTTAAGAGTTAAGAATATTACAAAAGAATTTAGAGTTTATGAGCGCCAAAGAGATAGACTTAAAGAGATTTTTCAAAAAAAACCTCTGCATAAAAAATTCTTCGCAAATCGCGATATAAGCTTTGACTTACATAGTGGCGAAAGCCTTGGTATAGTGGGCTTAAATGGGGCGGGTAAATCTACGCTTTTAAAGATAATAAGCGGTGTTTTAATGCAAACTTCGGGAAGTATAGAAGCGGACGGCTCGGTAGCTGCCATACTAGAGCTTGGAACAGGGTTTAATTACGATCTAAGCGGAGTTGAAAATATTTATTTTAACGGCTATCTGCTTGGAATGAGCAAGGCTTATATAGATGAAAATTTGCAAAACATTATAGATTTTAGCGAGCTTAATGAGTTTATAAAAATGCCTATTGGTACTTATTCTTCAGGAATGGCGGTGCGTCTTGCGTTTTCTATAGCCATATTTTCAAACGCTCAAATTTTTATAATAGATGAGGCTCTATCTGTAGGAGATGCTCACTTTTCTCAAAAATGTATAAAGAAACTCAAAGATATAAAGTCCGAGGGAAAGAGCATTATATTTGTATCTCATGATTTAAACTCATTGAAGCTTCTTTGCGATCGAATTATACTTCTAAGATCGGGTAAGGTTGTGCAAGAAGGTGATCCTCAGGATGTTTTAGATACCTATAACTATTTAATAACTGAAATTGGTAAAATTGATGAAAATTTAAAAGAGCTAAACAGCGATTATGGTAGCAAGGAAGCGATCATAACAAACATTAGTATGAAAAAAGATAGTAGTGATGTCTCTGTAACATGTTGTGGCGATAGTGTGAATTTTGAAATAGAGATTCATTCCAATAAAGATCTAAAAGATCTCTCTTTAGGGTTCTTGATTAAGGATAAATTCGGACAAGATATATATGGCACAAATACTAATTTGCTTGGTATTGATTTAGATTTAAAGCAGAATAAAAGATACGTGATAAATTTATATCTAAAGCTTGATATTGGAGTTGGATTTTATACTGTTACTTTAGCTTTGCATTCAAAAGATACCCACGTAGACGATTGTTACCACTGGATGGATAATGCGTTGAGATTTGAGGTTATAAACCCTGAAAAAATAGATTTTATAGGAATTTGTAGATTGAATTCAGTGATTGATATAAAGGAAATTAATGGATAA
- a CDS encoding class I SAM-dependent methyltransferase: MDKGFYVALENRFRGSEELVKERQKKYLKFINPLKDIKDHVSALDIGCGRGEWLSLLNENGFLARGIDIDDDMVELCLKKGFNTKKNDALSELKSLEDNSVDIISAFQVVEHIDFDDVLDICKEAMRVLTPCGILILETPNPENIMVSTHWFYLDITHKKPIPCDLLAFATEYCGFKRNFIIRLNEKELNLSGYDMDLFDVFEKVSPDYSIVSQKDGSNIGIFDPAFSEGYGINLDQISHMYSHILRMHNKNMNERIDQNILSLKEEIEGIKNSRSWRITKPLREAVGLARDIKAQFKAYLDKGMSIIKKINLSSIFSSNQSNVLTKKELEIYKKLRKKD, from the coding sequence ATGGATAAAGGTTTTTATGTAGCTCTTGAAAATAGATTTAGAGGTAGCGAAGAGCTTGTTAAGGAGAGGCAAAAAAAGTATCTTAAATTTATAAATCCGTTAAAGGATATCAAAGATCATGTAAGTGCTCTTGACATAGGTTGCGGACGCGGAGAATGGCTCTCCTTGCTCAATGAAAACGGATTTTTAGCAAGAGGAATAGACATAGACGATGATATGGTAGAGCTATGCTTAAAAAAAGGGTTTAATACTAAAAAAAACGATGCGCTTTCTGAGCTAAAAAGTCTTGAAGATAATAGTGTCGATATAATTTCCGCTTTTCAAGTTGTAGAACATATTGATTTTGATGATGTTCTAGATATTTGCAAAGAGGCTATGAGAGTCTTAACTCCATGCGGAATTTTAATTCTTGAGACGCCGAATCCTGAAAACATTATGGTTTCTACTCATTGGTTTTATCTTGATATAACACATAAAAAACCAATCCCTTGCGATCTACTCGCTTTTGCTACGGAGTATTGCGGATTTAAAAGAAATTTTATAATACGTTTGAACGAAAAAGAGTTGAATCTATCAGGATATGATATGGATCTTTTTGATGTTTTTGAAAAAGTTAGTCCCGATTACTCTATAGTGTCTCAAAAGGACGGTAGCAATATCGGTATTTTTGATCCTGCTTTTTCCGAGGGCTATGGTATAAATTTAGATCAAATTTCACATATGTATTCACATATATTAAGGATGCATAATAAAAATATGAATGAACGTATTGATCAAAATATATTATCTCTTAAGGAAGAGATAGAAGGAATTAAAAATAGTAGATCATGGCGCATAACAAAGCCTTTAAGGGAGGCTGTAGGTTTAGCAAGAGATATAAAGGCTCAATTTAAGGCTTATTTAGATAAAGGTATGTCTATTATCAAAAAAATAAATTTAAGTTCTATATTTAGTTCTAATCAATCCAATGTTTTGACCAAAAAAGAGTTGGAAATTTACAAAAAATTAAGAAAAAAGGATTGA
- a CDS encoding glycosyltransferase produces the protein MPAVLVDLGFKIDVDISDFKEFSNDEIEFLICANKDIDTRALRKKIKNFKLYIFEPTLYINDEDEIRKLKNYFLKNTNSSFLISYDEFEPKKIKEKLEEIRKKSHTINKDIKPKLAFFSPIPNEKTGVSLYSEELLERLNDYYKLTVIVENLKNVRDDLKKKYDIKEVDYFFKNADSFDRIVYQMGGSSYHLYMYDIMKKFEGIVVFHDFYMSQLFYHKDLRYTDIFYDELYYSHGYHVFDFLKEHGLAKTILNYPANLSLIDYSLGIITHSNEPKRIFDSLYGGNNDIFENIPLLRKPAKISPKSESRKRLNLPENKFIISTFGYIGSTKLTLEAVEAFAKTTLYTRENSILLLVGEGTSEHYMNLINRAIKDNLLDGSVKFIGWTSDEEYREYLSASDVAIQLRIDSRGETSAAVLDCFNYSLATIINNHGSMKDLPRDCAYFIDEKFSTRELASAIERICKDYNLRENISKNAKEHLDKNHNPSVCAKKYFEFIEKTYAKKPVLKEIVEEFKSFKSDLIMLSKAISSIKKPIFRQKTIFIDITEVYINDLKTGIQRVVKAQLLMLITICKEYRIEPVYYNDSKSSYFYARDFMKKLYKLDEWNTSNEIVDIHEGDIFYGIDYMPVNFVRAYQKGVYNQFRAKGVKLFFVLYDNIPLSHPHFFPPEVHINHERWLKCAINCADGFICISDSVVNDLKKYILDNSLKAPAVIESMKLGHDIRSSNPILGIDDDSRKVLKKIIEKPTFIMVGTVEPRKGHDAAIAAFDALWQRGLDINLVIVGKMGWMVNDLFKTVDSHSERGKRLIYLNFVSDETLEEIYKSSSCLIAASRAEGFGLPIVEAAVHKIPIIARDLEVFREVSNDSATFFKRDEDLADVISKWLDDFKALKHIKPDGVEIVSWRDSAMQAYKILTGDF, from the coding sequence ATGCCTGCTGTTTTAGTTGATTTGGGATTTAAAATAGATGTCGATATATCGGATTTTAAAGAGTTTTCAAATGATGAAATAGAATTTTTGATATGTGCAAACAAGGATATAGACACCAGAGCTCTTCGTAAAAAGATTAAAAATTTTAAATTATATATATTTGAGCCGACTTTGTATATAAATGACGAAGATGAGATAAGAAAACTTAAAAACTATTTTTTAAAAAACACAAATTCAAGCTTTTTAATATCATACGATGAATTTGAACCTAAAAAGATTAAGGAAAAACTTGAAGAAATAAGAAAAAAAAGCCATACAATAAATAAGGATATTAAACCTAAATTGGCATTCTTTTCGCCAATTCCAAACGAAAAAACAGGAGTAAGTTTATATAGTGAGGAGCTTTTAGAAAGGCTTAATGATTATTACAAATTAACAGTTATAGTTGAAAATTTGAAAAATGTAAGAGACGATCTTAAAAAAAAATATGATATAAAAGAGGTTGATTATTTTTTCAAAAATGCGGATTCATTTGATAGAATTGTATATCAAATGGGCGGCTCATCTTATCATCTTTACATGTACGATATTATGAAAAAATTTGAAGGCATAGTCGTATTTCACGACTTTTATATGTCTCAACTATTTTATCACAAAGATTTACGTTATACCGATATATTTTACGATGAGCTTTATTATTCTCACGGATATCATGTTTTTGATTTTTTAAAAGAGCATGGTTTGGCTAAGACTATATTAAATTATCCTGCCAATCTATCTTTAATAGATTATTCGCTTGGTATCATTACTCATTCTAATGAGCCAAAAAGGATATTTGACTCGCTTTATGGCGGAAATAATGATATATTTGAAAATATCCCCCTGCTTAGAAAGCCCGCTAAAATTTCACCTAAAAGCGAAAGCAGAAAAAGGCTAAATTTACCTGAAAATAAATTTATAATATCCACTTTTGGCTATATTGGCTCTACAAAATTAACTCTTGAAGCGGTTGAGGCTTTTGCCAAAACAACTCTTTACACTAGAGAAAATTCAATTTTGCTATTGGTCGGAGAGGGTACGAGCGAACACTATATGAATTTGATTAATAGAGCTATAAAAGATAACTTATTGGACGGTAGTGTTAAATTTATAGGCTGGACAAGTGATGAAGAGTATCGAGAATACCTTAGCGCATCTGATGTTGCAATTCAGCTAAGGATTGATTCTAGAGGAGAGACTTCAGCGGCTGTCCTTGACTGCTTTAATTATTCGCTTGCAACTATAATAAACAATCACGGCTCTATGAAGGACTTACCAAGAGATTGTGCCTATTTTATAGATGAAAAATTTAGTACAAGAGAGCTTGCTAGTGCCATAGAAAGGATATGTAAAGATTATAATTTAAGAGAAAATATCTCAAAAAACGCAAAAGAACATCTTGATAAAAATCATAATCCTAGTGTTTGTGCAAAAAAATATTTTGAATTTATAGAGAAAACCTATGCAAAAAAGCCTGTTTTAAAAGAGATTGTAGAAGAATTTAAGAGTTTTAAAAGCGATTTAATAATGCTTTCAAAAGCCATATCGTCAATCAAGAAACCGATTTTTAGACAAAAAACTATTTTTATAGATATTACAGAGGTCTATATAAACGATTTAAAAACAGGCATTCAAAGAGTTGTTAAGGCTCAGCTTTTAATGCTAATAACTATTTGCAAAGAGTATAGAATCGAACCTGTTTACTATAACGATTCAAAATCTTCGTATTTTTACGCTAGAGATTTTATGAAAAAACTATATAAACTTGACGAGTGGAATACGTCAAATGAGATTGTGGATATTCATGAAGGAGATATTTTTTACGGTATTGACTATATGCCTGTTAATTTTGTTCGTGCATATCAAAAAGGTGTATATAATCAATTTAGAGCAAAAGGTGTAAAGCTATTTTTTGTTCTATATGATAATATTCCTCTGTCTCATCCTCATTTTTTCCCGCCAGAAGTTCATATTAACCATGAAAGATGGTTGAAATGTGCAATAAATTGCGCAGATGGTTTTATTTGCATATCAGACTCTGTGGTTAATGATCTAAAAAAATATATACTTGATAATAGTTTAAAAGCACCTGCTGTTATTGAAAGTATGAAGCTTGGACACGATATCAGATCTTCTAATCCAATTTTGGGAATAGATGATGACTCTAGGAAAGTATTAAAAAAAATTATCGAAAAACCTACTTTTATTATGGTGGGAACTGTTGAGCCAAGAAAAGGTCATGATGCCGCCATAGCTGCTTTTGATGCGCTTTGGCAAAGAGGTCTTGATATAAATTTAGTTATTGTCGGCAAAATGGGTTGGATGGTTAATGATCTTTTTAAAACAGTAGACAGTCATAGTGAAAGAGGCAAAAGACTTATATATCTAAATTTTGTAAGCGATGAGACGCTTGAAGAAATTTATAAAAGCTCAAGCTGTTTGATAGCTGCAAGTAGAGCAGAGGGATTTGGACTCCCGATAGTTGAGGCCGCTGTTCATAAAATACCTATTATTGCAAGGGATTTGGAAGTATTTAGAGAGGTTTCTAATGATTCGGCAACTTTTTTTAAAAGAGACGAGGATTTGGCTGATGTTATATCCAAATGGCTTGATGATTTCAAAGCTTTAAAGCATATTAAACCTGATGGTGTGGAGATTGTTTCATGGAGAGACAGCGCGATGCAGGCATATAAAATTTTAACAGGAGATTTTTAA
- the gmd gene encoding GDP-mannose 4,6-dehydratase has product MKRALITGVTGQDGAYLAKYLLELGYLVYGTCRRTASLNLWRLEELGVLENKNLKIVEMDLTDAFNIISVVSEIRPHEIYNLAAQSFVGVSFKEPFHTANVTALGVLNLLEAIRIVDKDIKFYQASTSEMFGLVQEVPQRENTPFYPRSPYGVAKLYGHFITVNYRESYGIFGSSGILFNHESPLRGLEFVTRKITNTVAKIALKKANVLELGNLDAKRDWGYAYEYVQGMYKILQHHTPDTFVLATGKTTTVRDFVSLAFKALDIELKFEGEGESEVGLDKSGNVLVKVNPEFYRPAEVDLLIGDATKAKNELGWEAQTSLEELCKMMVKADIKKIESGFEF; this is encoded by the coding sequence ATGAAAAGAGCTTTGATTACGGGTGTAACCGGGCAAGACGGTGCGTATCTTGCAAAGTATCTGCTAGAGCTTGGATACTTGGTTTATGGTACATGTAGGAGAACGGCTAGTTTAAATTTGTGGAGACTTGAAGAGCTTGGAGTGCTTGAAAATAAAAATTTAAAAATTGTTGAGATGGATTTAACTGATGCGTTTAATATTATAAGCGTAGTTTCAGAAATTCGTCCTCATGAAATTTATAATCTAGCCGCTCAAAGCTTTGTCGGCGTAAGCTTTAAAGAGCCGTTTCATACGGCAAATGTAACTGCTCTTGGAGTATTAAATTTACTTGAGGCTATAAGAATAGTGGATAAAGATATCAAATTTTACCAAGCAAGCACATCTGAAATGTTTGGTTTGGTTCAAGAGGTTCCACAAAGAGAGAATACTCCGTTTTATCCGAGATCTCCTTATGGAGTTGCCAAACTTTACGGACATTTTATAACGGTAAATTATAGGGAAAGCTACGGTATATTTGGAAGCAGTGGAATTTTATTTAACCACGAAAGCCCTCTTAGAGGACTTGAATTTGTAACAAGAAAGATTACAAACACTGTCGCTAAAATAGCGTTAAAAAAGGCTAATGTATTAGAGCTTGGAAATCTTGATGCCAAGCGCGACTGGGGATATGCTTATGAATATGTTCAAGGAATGTATAAAATTTTACAGCATCATACGCCTGATACTTTTGTGCTTGCAACAGGCAAGACTACTACTGTAAGGGACTTTGTATCGCTTGCATTTAAAGCACTTGACATAGAGCTTAAATTTGAAGGTGAGGGCGAGAGTGAAGTTGGGCTTGACAAGAGCGGCAACGTGCTGGTAAAAGTAAACCCTGAATTTTATAGACCTGCTGAAGTTGATCTTCTAATAGGCGATGCAACAAAGGCTAAAAATGAGCTTGGATGGGAGGCGCAAACTTCACTTGAAGAGCTTTGCAAAATGATGGTAAAAGCGGATATTAAAAAGATCGAGAGCGGTTTTGAGTTCTAA
- a CDS encoding NAD-dependent epimerase/dehydratase family protein, whose protein sequence is MSSKVFITGADGFTGFYLSHYLEKSGYEVIKASIKKQKEGFVYCDICDKESVKIALNHVNPEFVIHLAAISFAPSDPNLIDKVNIGGSENLLECLEMLEKKPKRVILASSASVYGAQNSEILAENLEPNPISSYAKSKFKMEQTALKSSLDIIIARPFNYTGVGQAISFLIPKIVSHFKEKKSTIELGNLTPKREYNSVLDVVKIYEKLLHAKSEHKIFNIGSGVGYGVGDIVKFMQEISGNSINIVQNPNFIRKDEAEILISNTSRLKDCGLYFCKTDIKNILRWMYEN, encoded by the coding sequence TTGAGTTCTAAAGTTTTTATTACGGGAGCCGATGGTTTTACAGGTTTTTATTTATCACACTATCTGGAAAAATCAGGATATGAAGTCATTAAAGCCTCAATAAAAAAACAAAAAGAAGGTTTTGTGTATTGTGATATATGTGATAAAGAGAGCGTAAAGATAGCTCTTAATCATGTAAATCCTGAATTTGTTATACATCTTGCCGCAATATCCTTTGCTCCAAGCGATCCTAATCTTATAGATAAAGTTAATATTGGCGGAAGCGAGAATTTGCTTGAGTGTTTAGAGATGCTTGAAAAAAAACCAAAAAGAGTGATCTTGGCAAGTTCTGCTTCTGTTTATGGGGCGCAAAATAGTGAAATTTTAGCCGAAAATTTAGAGCCAAATCCAATCTCTTCTTATGCAAAGAGTAAATTTAAAATGGAGCAAACGGCTCTAAAAAGTAGCCTTGATATCATTATCGCCCGTCCATTTAACTATACGGGAGTAGGGCAAGCTATAAGCTTTTTGATACCTAAAATAGTATCTCATTTTAAAGAAAAAAAATCTACTATCGAACTAGGAAATTTAACTCCCAAGCGTGAGTATAATAGCGTTTTGGATGTGGTTAAAATTTATGAAAAACTGCTTCATGCAAAAAGCGAGCATAAAATTTTTAACATAGGTTCTGGAGTCGGATATGGCGTGGGCGACATAGTAAAGTTTATGCAAGAAATTTCAGGAAATAGTATAAATATCGTTCAAAATCCAAATTTTATAAGGAAAGATGAAGCCGAGATACTAATATCAAATACTTCAAGACTGAAAGATTGTGGTTTGTATTTTTGCAAAACAGACATAAAAAATATTTTAAGGTGGATGTATGAGAATTAA
- a CDS encoding glycosyltransferase family 1 protein produces the protein MRIKILLNARPLLGNLTGIGRYSYEVFKGLDREKFDPFFDYGFISQDIILPSNKKEVSFLDRIKSSVFKIMKYFFSFLPTTFKTKIRDFLINSNTTKNKELNFDIYFQPNFIPLDANATFYVSCVHDLSFIKFKDFHPKDRMDFFEKVFFKDIVKASKIITVSNTVKKEIMEELKIDEDKIEVIYNGYDDKIFYPKNINDQESIKSKYLLKKNFILFVGSIEPRKNLKTLIKAYNILDKSLQDKFDLVIVGAKGWQNSDIHGLIKQNKNIKFLGYIDDDNLSVLYSSATVFVYPSVYEGFGIPPLEAMACGCPVILSDIEVFREIYKDNVIFFDAINENDLKEKLFSLLSDIDLREKLSKSGLCYCKNFSWTKSAKEHSDLFLRLATQ, from the coding sequence ATGAGAATTAAAATTTTATTAAATGCTAGACCTTTGTTGGGTAATTTGACAGGTATAGGAAGATACTCTTATGAAGTATTTAAAGGACTTGATAGAGAAAAATTTGATCCATTTTTTGACTATGGATTTATTTCTCAAGATATCATTTTACCAAGTAATAAAAAAGAAGTATCTTTTTTGGATAGAATTAAAAGCAGTGTTTTCAAAATTATGAAGTATTTTTTCAGCTTTTTACCTACAACTTTTAAAACCAAAATTAGAGATTTTTTAATAAATAGTAATACTACTAAAAATAAAGAGTTGAATTTTGATATATACTTTCAGCCCAATTTTATCCCGCTAGATGCTAATGCGACTTTTTATGTATCCTGCGTACACGACCTATCATTTATAAAATTTAAAGACTTTCATCCAAAAGACAGAATGGATTTTTTTGAAAAAGTATTTTTTAAAGATATTGTAAAAGCATCAAAAATTATTACCGTTTCAAATACCGTTAAAAAAGAGATTATGGAGGAGCTAAAGATAGATGAGGATAAGATAGAAGTTATATATAACGGTTATGACGATAAAATTTTCTATCCTAAAAACATAAATGATCAAGAGAGTATAAAGAGTAAGTATTTGCTAAAAAAGAATTTTATACTCTTTGTCGGATCAATCGAGCCTAGAAAAAATTTAAAAACACTTATTAAGGCGTATAATATTTTGGATAAAAGCCTGCAAGATAAGTTTGATTTGGTTATAGTAGGCGCTAAAGGCTGGCAAAATTCCGATATTCATGGACTTATAAAACAAAATAAAAATATCAAATTTCTAGGCTATATAGATGATGATAATTTATCCGTTCTTTACAGTAGCGCTACTGTCTTTGTGTATCCTTCCGTGTACGAGGGTTTTGGTATCCCTCCGCTTGAAGCGATGGCTTGCGGATGTCCTGTAATTTTATCGGATATTGAGGTTTTTAGAGAGATTTATAAAGACAATGTAATATTTTTTGATGCCATAAATGAAAACGATTTAAAAGAGAAACTTTTTAGCCTATTGTCAGATATTGACTTAAGAGAGAAGCTATCAAAAAGCGGACTTTGTTACTGTAAGAATTTCTCTTGGACAAAATCCGCTAAAGAGCATTCCGACCTATTTTTAAGACTCGCTACTCAATAA